Proteins found in one Fervidobacterium thailandense genomic segment:
- a CDS encoding cysteine hydrolase family protein has translation MKALLIIDLQNDFAKPGGALYFNGAERVVGPILELVKKFKEEGLPIIYTRDYHDENDYEFQIWGTHCVGGTYGSEIVDELKEALEGYEKVYEIRKTRYSAFYGTNLEKLLKDLGVTEVHVGGLVTHICVLFTVEELRNRGIETIVHVKAVDSFDKSMHEFALREMKEVLLAKLEE, from the coding sequence GTGAAAGCGCTTTTGATAATCGATCTTCAGAACGATTTTGCCAAACCCGGTGGAGCGCTCTATTTTAACGGTGCCGAGCGCGTGGTTGGACCAATTTTGGAACTTGTGAAAAAATTCAAAGAAGAAGGACTACCTATAATCTACACAAGGGATTATCACGATGAGAACGATTACGAGTTCCAGATTTGGGGAACGCATTGTGTTGGTGGTACGTACGGGAGTGAAATCGTTGATGAACTCAAAGAAGCTTTGGAAGGATACGAGAAGGTGTACGAAATTAGGAAAACGCGCTATTCGGCGTTCTACGGAACGAATCTTGAGAAGCTTCTAAAGGATCTTGGTGTTACCGAGGTTCATGTGGGTGGGTTGGTAACGCACATATGCGTGCTTTTCACGGTTGAAGAGCTGAGGAATCGGGGAATTGAGACGATTGTGCATGTGAAAGCGGTGGATAGTTTCGATAAGTCGATGCACGAGTTCGCACTCAGGGAGATGAAGGAAGTCTTGCTTGCAAAGCTTGAAGAATGA
- a CDS encoding BMP family lipoprotein, with protein MRNFGKLIFGLVLVTVFFGSSLFAFKAIMVTDTGGLGDKSFNDGTWAGIKKAASELKIEAKVIVSNEQTDYIPNLSKAAEEVMREKDGGIVFAVGFLLKDALEKVARQYPSVYFGAIDFTLDQPLPNVIGFLFKEHEGTFFVGYVAAAMTLTGSVGFIGGMRIPPVERYRIGYEAGVKAYSQLRGKKVQVVVGYTNEFSDPKKGKELALAQYSQGVDVILAAAGASGLGIFEAAKERSEAVAGKGYENIKKAALAKKRLYYAIGGDMDQDYIVPGLILTSALKRVDVASYLGVKWAYTGEFKGGTVFLGLKEDAVGWSEMKYTKDIILSRAPWVLNDMNYLKELIVSGKIVIPDNDNDLKVFNVSSVKLPK; from the coding sequence GTGAGGAACTTCGGCAAGTTGATCTTTGGCTTAGTACTTGTAACAGTATTTTTTGGCTCGTCGCTCTTTGCTTTTAAGGCGATTATGGTAACCGATACCGGTGGTTTGGGTGATAAGTCTTTCAACGATGGTACGTGGGCTGGAATTAAAAAGGCAGCTTCGGAACTGAAGATCGAAGCAAAGGTGATCGTTTCGAACGAGCAAACGGATTACATTCCAAACCTTTCAAAAGCGGCTGAAGAGGTAATGAGGGAAAAAGACGGGGGAATCGTCTTTGCCGTAGGTTTCCTGCTCAAGGATGCACTCGAAAAGGTTGCGCGACAGTATCCCTCGGTGTACTTTGGAGCGATAGACTTTACGTTGGACCAACCACTACCCAACGTCATCGGTTTTCTCTTCAAAGAGCATGAGGGTACGTTCTTTGTGGGGTACGTGGCGGCAGCGATGACGCTAACGGGAAGTGTTGGTTTTATCGGCGGTATGCGTATTCCACCTGTGGAACGCTACAGGATTGGTTACGAAGCCGGTGTGAAGGCTTATTCTCAGTTGAGAGGAAAGAAGGTCCAGGTGGTTGTTGGGTACACGAACGAATTTTCCGACCCGAAGAAGGGTAAGGAATTGGCTTTGGCCCAGTACTCGCAAGGTGTTGATGTAATTCTCGCGGCGGCGGGTGCGTCGGGTTTGGGTATCTTCGAAGCCGCGAAGGAGCGATCCGAAGCAGTTGCAGGTAAGGGATACGAGAACATCAAAAAGGCCGCACTTGCCAAGAAGAGGCTATATTACGCTATAGGTGGGGACATGGATCAGGATTACATAGTTCCGGGCCTCATTTTAACGAGTGCACTCAAGAGGGTGGACGTTGCGAGTTACTTGGGAGTTAAATGGGCTTACACTGGGGAGTTCAAAGGTGGTACCGTTTTCCTTGGATTGAAAGAGGACGCGGTTGGATGGTCTGAGATGAAGTATACGAAGGATATCATACTCTCGCGCGCTCCGTGGGTGCTTAACGATATGAATTACTTAAAGGAATTGATAGTGTCGGGAAAAATCGTCATTCCCGATAACGACAACGATTTGAAGGTGTTTAACGTGAGCTCGGTGAAGTTACCGAAATAA
- a CDS encoding transcription repressor NadR produces MFAFGGGDFVERRYKILEILKRSKRPIKGKELAEMFGVTRQVVVSDIAQLREEGYRVVSTRDGYLLDTGERVRRVVAVKHGADEIYDELKIIVENGGRVLDVIVEHPIYGEIIGRIDVESIDDVEKFVSALATSNTKPLLEISGGVHLHTIEAPDEQTMEKILEAIKKYRINK; encoded by the coding sequence ATGTTTGCATTCGGTGGGGGCGATTTCGTGGAACGACGGTACAAGATCCTTGAAATACTCAAGCGTTCGAAGAGGCCGATCAAAGGGAAGGAATTGGCCGAAATGTTTGGTGTCACCAGGCAAGTTGTGGTTTCGGATATTGCCCAGTTACGTGAAGAAGGGTACCGAGTCGTTTCCACACGTGATGGATACCTGCTCGATACGGGTGAACGCGTTCGAAGAGTCGTTGCCGTAAAACACGGTGCCGATGAAATTTACGATGAGTTGAAAATCATCGTTGAAAACGGTGGAAGGGTTCTTGACGTTATCGTTGAGCACCCAATATATGGGGAAATCATCGGAAGAATAGATGTGGAATCTATCGACGATGTCGAAAAGTTTGTTTCCGCCCTTGCCACCTCCAACACAAAGCCCCTTCTTGAGATTTCAGGTGGTGTGCACCTCCACACGATAGAGGCCCCAGATGAGCAAACGATGGAGAAGATTCTTGAGGCAATAAAGAAATACAGGATTAACAAGTAA
- a CDS encoding AAA family ATPase: MKGLPLGLNDFKDLIKGNFVYVDKTMYIHELVKRQKGLYFLSRPRRFGKSLLLSTLYYLFKGERELFEGTWIYDKWSWEEYPVVRIDMTDMKSETLEKVEYGLRAVVQNNAEEYGIELESLRVDAGYGFSELIVKLYRKFGKPVVVLIDEYEKPVLDNVIEKGKVEEIRRLLRGFYGTLKAHVDKIRFLLITGLTKFTKMGVFSALNNLTDISFKPEYAQMLGYTHEEVIEYFDEYIARYLQLTGLSKDEFLEMFREYYDGYSFDGIWYDEEGKDRRVYNPYAVLLFFDNMRFAPYWSETGAPSFVYEYLKKHGVSRQRLLEDKVSQSDFSSFEIEDNPPNMFLAQAGYLSLKLVTDRTDPEPVYELYIPNKDVRRGLEKIMFAVEHKVSLSEVMSKSNELMVALKMKDVEKMVEVLDGIYAKVSWRVRRRIERSGGKDRLTHLESFYQGVMVSLMESAGLSVVVEEESAGGSADVVVRMNGVVYVIELKVDRSAREALEQIKERGYHEPYRGKEVYLVGISVSSKSGRIKDWECERVW, encoded by the coding sequence ATGAAGGGATTACCGTTGGGGTTGAATGACTTTAAGGATTTAATAAAGGGCAACTTTGTGTATGTTGACAAGACGATGTACATACACGAGTTGGTAAAGAGGCAAAAGGGATTGTATTTTCTGTCCCGGCCGCGTAGGTTTGGGAAGAGTTTGTTGCTGAGCACGTTGTATTACTTGTTCAAGGGTGAGCGAGAGTTATTCGAAGGCACGTGGATATACGACAAATGGAGCTGGGAAGAGTATCCGGTGGTGCGTATTGACATGACTGACATGAAATCGGAAACGTTGGAGAAGGTAGAATACGGTCTGAGAGCGGTGGTTCAAAATAACGCCGAGGAATACGGGATAGAGCTGGAGAGCTTGAGAGTAGATGCGGGATACGGTTTTTCGGAATTGATAGTGAAGTTGTATAGAAAGTTTGGTAAACCGGTGGTTGTACTGATAGATGAATATGAGAAACCGGTGCTGGACAATGTGATAGAGAAAGGGAAGGTTGAGGAGATAAGGCGGTTGCTGAGGGGTTTTTACGGGACGTTAAAGGCGCACGTGGACAAGATTAGGTTTTTGTTGATCACGGGACTGACGAAGTTCACGAAGATGGGTGTGTTTAGTGCGCTGAACAACCTGACTGACATCTCGTTCAAGCCCGAGTATGCGCAGATGCTGGGGTACACGCACGAGGAAGTGATTGAATATTTCGATGAGTACATCGCCAGATACCTCCAACTCACGGGGCTGAGCAAAGATGAGTTCTTGGAGATGTTCAGGGAGTACTACGATGGATATTCGTTTGATGGGATATGGTACGATGAGGAAGGTAAGGACCGGAGGGTGTACAATCCGTATGCGGTGCTGTTGTTTTTCGATAACATGCGGTTTGCGCCGTACTGGAGCGAGACGGGAGCTCCGAGTTTTGTTTACGAGTACCTCAAGAAACACGGAGTTTCGAGACAGCGGTTGTTGGAGGATAAGGTCTCCCAGAGCGATTTTTCATCCTTTGAGATAGAGGATAACCCGCCGAACATGTTTCTTGCGCAAGCGGGATACCTTTCGCTCAAGCTGGTAACCGACCGAACGGACCCAGAACCGGTATACGAGTTGTACATACCGAACAAGGACGTGAGGAGAGGTTTGGAGAAGATAATGTTTGCGGTGGAGCACAAGGTGAGTTTGAGTGAAGTGATGAGCAAGTCAAACGAGCTGATGGTAGCGCTGAAGATGAAGGACGTTGAGAAGATGGTGGAGGTGCTGGATGGGATATACGCGAAGGTGAGCTGGAGGGTGAGGAGGCGGATAGAGAGGAGTGGGGGGAAGGATCGATTGACACACCTGGAGTCGTTTTATCAGGGGGTTATGGTGAGTTTGATGGAGTCAGCAGGTTTGAGTGTGGTGGTGGAAGAGGAGAGTGCGGGAGGAAGTGCGGATGTGGTGGTGAGGATGAACGGAGTGGTGTATGTGATCGAGTTGAAGGTGGACAGGTCGGCAAGGGAAGCGCTGGAGCAGATAAAGGAGCGGGGGTACCATGAGCCGTACAGGGGCAAGGAGGTGTACTTGGTGGGGATAAGTGTATCGAGCAAGAGTGGGAGGATAAAGGATTGGGAGTGCGAGAGGGTATGGTGA
- a CDS encoding FkbM family methyltransferase, translating into MTETLNNLYERGVIERVDFIKADIKGYEKRMLCGGEKMIRKFKPKLVICYYQFAIITLETLIRIIRGFSKNYKLAINDKVLFAWNEDR; encoded by the coding sequence ATGACTGAGACGCTGAATAATCTTTATGAGCGCGGTGTGATTGAACGTGTGGATTTTATCAAAGCAGATATTAAAGGCTACGAGAAAAGGATGCTGTGCGGTGGGGAGAAGATGATAAGGAAGTTCAAGCCCAAGCTCGTGATTTGCTATTATCAATTTGCTATTATCACTTTGGAGACGTTAATAAGGATTATAAGGGGGTTCAGCAAAAATTATAAACTTGCAATAAACGATAAAGTGTTGTTTGCTTGGAATGAGGATAGGTGA